In a single window of the Pedococcus dokdonensis genome:
- the argB gene encoding acetylglutamate kinase gives MSIPATPPGPAARSTNTVRGHIGAAALRVAQGKAQTLVEALPWLEQFRGALVVVKYGGNAMVDERLKAAFAQDIAFLRYAGLRPVVVHGGGPQIAAMLDRLGLQSEFRGGLRVTTPEVMDVVRMVLTGQVGRELVGLLNQHGPVAVGLSGEDAGLFGARRRGTHVDGEEVDLGLVGDVETVNPGAVQDILDAGRIPVVSTVAPDLDVDGQVLNINADTAAAALAVALEAHKLVMLTDVEGVYADWPDRDSLLSSLTVAGAQELLTQVDAGMIPKLEACIRAVQGGVPQAHVIDGRQPHSLLLEVFTSEGIGTMIVADEES, from the coding sequence ATGAGCATTCCCGCCACCCCACCCGGTCCTGCCGCCCGTTCCACGAACACGGTCCGTGGCCACATCGGCGCCGCCGCCCTGCGTGTCGCGCAGGGCAAGGCGCAGACCCTCGTCGAGGCGCTGCCCTGGCTGGAGCAGTTCCGTGGCGCGCTCGTCGTCGTGAAGTACGGCGGCAACGCGATGGTCGACGAACGGCTCAAGGCCGCCTTCGCGCAGGACATCGCCTTCCTCCGGTATGCCGGGCTGCGTCCGGTCGTCGTCCACGGCGGGGGACCACAGATCGCCGCGATGCTCGACCGGCTCGGTCTGCAGAGCGAGTTCCGCGGTGGCCTGCGGGTCACCACCCCCGAGGTGATGGACGTCGTGCGGATGGTGCTCACCGGCCAGGTCGGACGGGAGCTGGTCGGTCTGCTCAACCAGCACGGCCCGGTGGCGGTGGGCCTCTCGGGTGAGGACGCGGGGCTGTTCGGCGCCCGTCGGCGCGGCACCCACGTGGACGGCGAGGAGGTCGACCTCGGCCTGGTCGGCGACGTCGAGACGGTCAACCCCGGCGCGGTGCAGGACATCCTCGACGCGGGTCGCATCCCGGTGGTGTCCACGGTCGCCCCCGACCTCGACGTCGACGGACAGGTCCTCAACATCAACGCCGACACCGCAGCCGCTGCCCTGGCGGTGGCCCTCGAGGCCCACAAGCTGGTGATGCTCACCGACGTCGAGGGTGTCTACGCCGACTGGCCGGACCGCGACTCGCTCCTGTCGTCGCTCACCGTCGCCGGGGCCCAGGAGCTCCTCACGCAGGTCGACGCCGGCATGATCCCCAAGCTCGAGGCGTGCATCAGGGCGGTGCAGGGCGGCGTCCCGCAGGCCCACGTGATCGACGGGCGCCAACCCCACTCCCTGCTTCTCGAGGTGTTCACTTCGGAGGGGATCGGCACCATGATCGTCGCGGACGAGGAGTCCTGA
- the argJ gene encoding bifunctional glutamate N-acetyltransferase/amino-acid acetyltransferase ArgJ, with the protein MSVTAPQGFRASGVTAGIKASGTPDLALVVNDGPDHHAAAVFTSNRVEAAPVTWSRQAALDGRVAAVVLNSGGANACTGPQGFADTHATAEKVAAVLDLSSHDVVVCSTGLIGELLPMDKVLSGVESAATALSTDGGTDAAVAIKTTDTVHKVAVAEGDGWSVGGMAKGAGMLAPALATMLVVVTTDAVVEAGALDGVLRSATALTFDRVDSDGCQSTNDTVVLLASGASGVPVGAEQLTAAVTEVCASLARQLVADAEGAHHDIAIEVRTAASEADALEVARSVARNNLFKCAVFGNDPNWGRVLAAVGTTAAAFDPSALDVSINGVEVCRAGGVGEDRNLVDLTPREVHVVVDLHAGTDTATIWTNDLTHDYVHENSAYSS; encoded by the coding sequence GTGAGCGTGACCGCACCGCAAGGCTTCCGGGCGTCGGGTGTCACCGCCGGCATCAAGGCCAGTGGCACCCCCGACCTCGCGCTCGTCGTCAACGACGGACCCGACCACCACGCCGCCGCGGTCTTCACCAGCAACCGCGTCGAGGCGGCACCGGTCACCTGGTCGCGACAGGCCGCGCTCGACGGTCGGGTGGCCGCCGTGGTGCTCAACTCCGGCGGCGCCAACGCCTGCACGGGTCCCCAGGGCTTCGCCGACACCCACGCGACGGCCGAGAAGGTCGCCGCGGTGCTCGACCTCTCGTCCCACGACGTCGTGGTCTGCTCCACCGGACTCATCGGTGAGCTGCTGCCGATGGACAAGGTGCTGAGCGGTGTCGAGTCGGCAGCCACGGCCCTGTCCACCGATGGCGGCACCGACGCGGCGGTCGCGATCAAGACCACCGACACGGTGCACAAGGTCGCCGTCGCCGAGGGCGACGGCTGGTCCGTGGGTGGCATGGCCAAGGGAGCGGGCATGCTCGCCCCGGCACTCGCGACCATGCTCGTCGTCGTCACCACCGACGCCGTCGTCGAGGCCGGTGCGCTCGACGGGGTCCTTCGTTCGGCCACGGCGCTGACCTTCGACCGGGTCGACAGCGACGGGTGCCAGTCGACCAACGACACCGTGGTGCTCCTCGCCTCCGGCGCGTCGGGCGTGCCGGTGGGCGCGGAGCAGCTCACGGCGGCAGTCACCGAGGTGTGCGCGAGCCTGGCGCGCCAGCTGGTCGCCGACGCCGAGGGTGCCCACCACGACATCGCCATCGAGGTGCGGACGGCGGCATCCGAGGCCGACGCCCTCGAGGTGGCTCGGTCGGTCGCCCGCAACAACCTCTTCAAGTGCGCGGTCTTCGGCAACGACCCCAACTGGGGTCGCGTGCTGGCCGCCGTCGGCACCACCGCCGCCGCGTTCGACCCCTCCGCCCTCGACGTCTCGATCAACGGCGTCGAGGTCTGCCGGGCGGGGGGAGTCGGCGAGGACCGCAACCTCGTCGACCTGACGCCCCGCGAGGTGCACGTCGTGGTCGACCTGCACGCCGGGACCGACACGGCGACCATCTGGACCAACGACCTCACCCACGACTACGTCCACGAGAACTCGGCCTACTCCTCATGA
- a CDS encoding ACT domain-containing protein, giving the protein MSLPLHLMRHEVEVGFARLPAGEEPTWDWRTGPLASITYTESETSIVCAFGSVPAGTKVQGPLVAFEIAGPLDFSTVGVLSGLLEPLAKQGISILALSTYDTDWILIESRHADEAMATWKRDGNTAANARLSGGAS; this is encoded by the coding sequence ATGAGCTTGCCGTTGCACCTGATGAGGCACGAGGTCGAGGTCGGCTTCGCCCGGCTGCCCGCGGGCGAGGAGCCGACCTGGGACTGGCGCACCGGCCCGCTGGCCTCGATCACCTACACCGAGAGCGAGACCTCGATCGTCTGCGCGTTCGGCTCGGTGCCCGCAGGGACCAAGGTCCAGGGCCCACTGGTGGCCTTCGAGATCGCCGGACCCCTCGACTTCTCCACCGTCGGGGTGCTGTCCGGGCTGCTCGAGCCGCTGGCCAAGCAGGGCATCAGCATCCTGGCCCTGTCGACCTACGACACCGACTGGATCCTCATCGAGTCCCGGCACGCCGACGAGGCGATGGCGACCTGGAAGCGCGACGGCAACACCGCCGCCAACGCCCGTCTCAGCGGAGGTGCCTCGTGA
- the argC gene encoding N-acetyl-gamma-glutamyl-phosphate reductase, translated as MVKAAVAGASGYAGGELLRLLLGHPEVEIGALTAGSSAGRRLGDLHPYLTPLADRVVEDTTVEALAGHDVVFLALPHGHSAALAAQLPDSVTVIDCGADFRLRDEAAWTTYYDTPYAGAWAYGLPELPVGGGRQREALQGTRHIAVPGCYPTAVSLALAPGFASGLLDPQDVVVVAASGTSGAGKSLKPHLLGAEVMGAMSPYGVGGTHRHTPEIEQNLTAAAGPGGTAVQVSFTPTLAPMPRGILATCTARLGETAKEADTHAIREAWVKAYADEPFVHLLPEGQWPSTASVLGSNSVHVQVTVDERTRRVVAVAAVDNLTKGTAGAAVQCLNLALGLPETTGLPVAGVAP; from the coding sequence ATGGTCAAGGCGGCAGTGGCTGGGGCGAGCGGGTACGCGGGCGGTGAGCTCCTGCGGCTCCTGCTGGGGCACCCGGAGGTCGAGATCGGGGCGTTGACGGCAGGGTCCAGCGCCGGGCGTCGTCTCGGCGACCTGCACCCCTACCTGACCCCGCTGGCGGACCGGGTCGTCGAGGACACCACCGTCGAGGCTCTGGCCGGCCACGACGTGGTCTTCCTGGCGCTGCCGCACGGCCACTCGGCCGCGCTCGCCGCCCAGCTCCCGGACTCGGTCACGGTCATCGACTGCGGGGCCGACTTCCGACTGCGCGACGAGGCCGCGTGGACCACCTACTACGACACCCCGTATGCCGGTGCGTGGGCCTACGGTCTCCCCGAGCTGCCCGTGGGTGGCGGCCGACAGCGCGAGGCCCTCCAGGGCACCCGCCACATCGCGGTCCCCGGTTGCTACCCGACCGCGGTGTCGCTTGCGCTCGCCCCCGGATTCGCGTCGGGACTTCTCGACCCCCAGGACGTGGTGGTCGTCGCGGCGTCGGGGACATCCGGCGCCGGCAAGTCCCTCAAGCCGCACCTGCTCGGTGCCGAGGTGATGGGGGCGATGTCCCCTTACGGCGTCGGTGGGACGCACCGGCACACCCCGGAGATCGAGCAGAACCTCACCGCGGCCGCCGGCCCGGGCGGGACCGCTGTGCAGGTGTCCTTCACGCCGACGCTCGCGCCGATGCCGCGCGGCATCCTCGCCACCTGCACCGCCCGGCTCGGTGAGACGGCGAAGGAGGCCGACACCCACGCCATACGGGAGGCCTGGGTCAAGGCCTACGCGGACGAGCCCTTCGTCCACCTGCTCCCCGAGGGTCAGTGGCCGTCCACGGCCAGCGTCCTCGGCAGCAACAGCGTCCACGTGCAGGTCACCGTCGACGAGCGCACCCGCCGCGTCGTCGCGGTGGCAGCCGTCGACAACCTCACCAAGGGCACCGCCGGAGCAGCCGTGCAGTGCCTCAACCTGGCCCTCGGTCTCCCCGAGACGACGGGCCTTCCCGTGGCTGGAGTCGCACCATGA
- a CDS encoding class I SAM-dependent methyltransferase: MSIIEHRVETAGEQPDYSGREFTPEEIEAGAHRKFIGGVWDTHGEHQLDYLRSQGLLPHHRMVDIGCGPFRAGRHFIDYLEPAHYYAVEANHSLIQAGYDVELSDAQRARLPMANLRANDRFDANFGVPFDYAIAQSVFTHVSLNHIRLCLHRLAPAMREGGSFYATFFMRPASTPIDQVVPSKRGKPFFNEKNVFWHYSDDLAWAAKFGPWEYHYIGDWGHPAGQKMARFVRTGDRVTTPSGSPTLVRRGRRWLARQIEPH; this comes from the coding sequence ATGAGCATCATCGAACACCGGGTCGAGACCGCCGGTGAGCAGCCGGACTACTCCGGCCGTGAGTTCACGCCCGAAGAGATCGAGGCGGGAGCGCACCGCAAGTTCATCGGTGGTGTCTGGGACACCCATGGTGAGCACCAGCTGGACTATCTGCGCAGCCAGGGCCTGCTGCCGCACCACCGGATGGTCGACATCGGCTGCGGGCCGTTCCGGGCCGGCCGGCACTTCATCGACTACCTCGAGCCGGCGCACTACTACGCCGTCGAGGCCAACCACAGCCTGATCCAGGCCGGCTACGACGTGGAGCTGAGCGACGCCCAGCGGGCCCGCTTGCCGATGGCCAACCTGCGGGCCAACGACCGCTTCGACGCGAACTTCGGGGTGCCGTTCGACTACGCGATCGCCCAGTCGGTGTTCACGCACGTGTCGCTCAACCACATCAGGCTGTGCCTGCACCGGCTGGCGCCGGCGATGCGTGAGGGCGGCTCGTTCTACGCGACCTTCTTCATGCGACCCGCCTCGACGCCGATCGACCAGGTCGTCCCGTCCAAGCGTGGCAAGCCGTTCTTCAACGAGAAGAACGTCTTCTGGCACTACTCCGACGACCTCGCGTGGGCCGCGAAGTTCGGTCCGTGGGAGTACCACTACATCGGTGACTGGGGCCACCCGGCCGGCCAGAAGATGGCGCGCTTCGTCCGGACCGGGGACCGGGTGACCACGCCGTCAGGAAGTCCGACCCTGGTGCGCCGCGGTCGTCGCTGGCTGGCCCGGCAGATCGAGCCGCACTAG
- a CDS encoding SDR family NAD(P)-dependent oxidoreductase, with product MTGASRGIGVHLSAALEDAGYTVERGSRAVAPVTDRAAVERWVADVVGRHGRIDLLVNNAGVIDREVGLLESDPDQWWETVEVNLRGPYLMTRAVLPHMVAAGSGRIVNINSGAAYRNYDIATAYNVGKGALARLTAATGLNADRGVRAFDLAPGVVRTDMTEAMDAHRDRTEWTEPAVVAELLLAIARGELDDWNGRMVRAGIDTPESLQARAAQGLAESDRTLGLLRWGDDDPLT from the coding sequence GTGACCGGTGCCTCGCGGGGCATCGGTGTCCACCTCTCCGCCGCGCTCGAGGACGCCGGGTATACCGTCGAGCGAGGCTCGCGCGCGGTGGCGCCGGTCACGGACCGGGCAGCCGTGGAGCGGTGGGTCGCCGACGTGGTCGGCCGGCACGGACGGATCGACCTGCTGGTCAACAACGCAGGCGTGATCGACCGTGAGGTGGGCCTGCTCGAGAGCGACCCCGACCAGTGGTGGGAGACCGTCGAGGTGAACCTGCGCGGGCCCTACCTGATGACCCGCGCTGTGCTCCCGCACATGGTGGCTGCCGGGTCGGGGCGGATCGTCAACATCAACTCGGGTGCGGCCTACCGCAACTACGACATCGCCACCGCATACAACGTGGGCAAGGGCGCGTTGGCCAGGCTGACCGCGGCGACCGGCCTCAACGCCGACCGGGGGGTGCGAGCGTTCGACCTCGCCCCCGGGGTGGTGCGCACCGACATGACCGAGGCCATGGACGCGCACCGCGACCGCACCGAGTGGACCGAGCCCGCGGTGGTGGCCGAGCTGCTGCTGGCCATCGCCCGGGGCGAGCTGGACGACTGGAACGGGCGGATGGTGCGGGCCGGCATCGACACCCCGGAGTCGCTGCAGGCCCGCGCCGCCCAGGGCCTCGCCGAGTCGGACCGAACCCTGGGTCTGCTCCGCTGGGGCGACGACGACCCGCTCACCTGA
- the pheT gene encoding phenylalanine--tRNA ligase subunit beta — protein sequence MHAPVSWLRELADVPADDTGADVAAALVRVGLEEEGLHGGDIAGPLVVGRVLSVVPEPQKNGKTINWCTVDVGENGQQVTEGKPQEIVCGAHNFGVGDLVVCVLPGGVLPGGFEISARKTYGHISNGMICSQAELGLGDDHSGIIVLGELLGAEAAAGLKPGDDAIALLDLADEVVEVNVTPDRGYCFSLRGIAREYALSTGADFRDPAAAVGAVPSANDRGYAVHLTDDAPIAGRVGCDRYVARVVRGVDVKASSPRWMQKRLTQVGMRPISLAVDVTNYVMMLLGQPLHAFDLDTLSGSVGTRRARAGEKLTTLDDVERTLDPEDLLIVDGADTPLAIAGVMGGATSEVTDRTTDVLIEAAHFDQVTVARSSRRHRLTTEASKRFERGVDHAVTAVAAQLAVDLLVRHGGGAADGGVTDVDLRDVPEAFDFDTTLPTRYIGLDYPRAEVLATLRAIGCEVELLEGDHVSVLPPSWRPDLTDGPELVEEVARVRGYDQIPSVLPQPKAAGRGLTHGQRIRRVIATTLAHQGLVEVLSYPFVAPSLFDRLGLPADDERRATVRLVNPLSDEAPLMRTSVLDTLLDSLRRNVARGTRDVAVYEVGLVTRAGSEPASAPVPGIEQRPDDATLAAILGAVPAQPRHAAYAAAGELERGGPWGPARSADASDAVAWALAVGRSVGLELVVSAADRAPWHPGRCAQLALADGTVVGHAGELHPKVTSALELPARTVAGELDVDVLVAATGTPLDATALSTYPLAHTDVALVVDEAVPAGDVESALRAGAGESLESVVLFDVYRGEQVGEGRKSLAYRLTFRATDRTLTTDEVSALRDRAVAEAAARAGASQR from the coding sequence ATGCACGCCCCCGTGTCCTGGCTGCGTGAGCTCGCCGACGTCCCCGCGGACGACACCGGTGCCGACGTCGCCGCTGCCCTCGTCCGCGTGGGCCTCGAGGAGGAGGGGCTGCACGGCGGTGACATCGCCGGGCCCCTGGTCGTCGGTCGCGTCCTGTCGGTGGTTCCCGAGCCGCAGAAGAACGGCAAGACGATCAACTGGTGCACGGTCGACGTCGGCGAGAACGGCCAGCAGGTGACCGAGGGCAAACCGCAGGAGATCGTCTGCGGCGCGCACAACTTCGGCGTCGGCGACCTCGTCGTCTGCGTGCTGCCGGGTGGGGTGCTGCCCGGCGGGTTCGAGATCTCGGCGCGCAAGACCTACGGCCACATCTCCAACGGCATGATCTGCAGCCAGGCCGAGCTCGGCCTCGGCGACGACCACTCGGGGATCATCGTCCTGGGTGAGCTGCTCGGTGCCGAGGCTGCTGCCGGACTGAAGCCGGGCGACGACGCGATCGCCCTGCTCGACCTCGCCGACGAGGTCGTCGAGGTCAATGTCACCCCGGACCGTGGCTACTGCTTCTCGCTGCGCGGCATCGCGCGCGAGTACGCGCTGTCCACCGGGGCCGACTTCCGCGACCCCGCGGCCGCGGTGGGCGCCGTGCCCAGCGCCAACGACCGCGGGTATGCGGTGCACCTCACCGACGACGCACCGATTGCCGGCCGGGTCGGGTGCGACCGGTACGTCGCGCGGGTCGTGCGCGGTGTCGACGTCAAGGCGTCGAGCCCGCGCTGGATGCAGAAGCGACTGACCCAGGTGGGCATGCGTCCCATCTCGCTCGCCGTCGACGTGACCAACTACGTGATGATGCTGCTCGGCCAGCCGTTGCACGCGTTCGACCTCGACACGCTGTCCGGTTCGGTCGGCACGCGCAGGGCGCGAGCGGGGGAGAAGCTGACCACGTTGGACGACGTCGAGCGCACCCTCGACCCCGAGGACCTGCTCATCGTCGACGGTGCGGACACGCCGCTGGCCATCGCCGGCGTGATGGGCGGTGCGACCTCCGAGGTCACCGACCGCACCACCGACGTGCTGATCGAGGCGGCTCACTTCGACCAGGTCACGGTCGCCCGGTCCTCGCGCCGGCACCGGCTCACCACCGAGGCGTCCAAGCGGTTCGAGCGTGGGGTCGACCACGCCGTCACCGCCGTGGCCGCCCAGCTCGCCGTCGACCTGCTCGTGCGGCACGGCGGTGGCGCCGCTGACGGGGGCGTCACCGACGTCGACCTCCGCGACGTGCCCGAGGCGTTCGACTTCGACACGACCCTGCCCACCCGCTACATCGGGCTCGACTACCCGCGTGCCGAGGTGCTGGCCACCCTGCGCGCGATCGGCTGTGAAGTCGAGCTCCTGGAAGGCGACCACGTCTCGGTGCTGCCCCCGTCGTGGCGCCCCGACCTCACCGACGGGCCCGAGCTGGTCGAGGAGGTCGCGCGGGTGCGCGGCTACGACCAGATCCCGTCGGTGCTGCCCCAGCCGAAGGCCGCCGGGCGTGGCCTCACCCACGGTCAGCGGATCCGCCGGGTCATCGCGACGACCCTCGCGCACCAGGGCCTGGTCGAGGTGCTGAGCTATCCGTTCGTCGCACCGTCGCTCTTCGACCGGCTCGGGCTGCCGGCCGACGACGAGCGCCGGGCGACCGTCCGGCTGGTCAACCCGTTGTCCGACGAAGCCCCCCTGATGCGGACTTCCGTCCTCGACACGCTGCTCGACTCGCTGCGGCGCAACGTCGCTCGCGGCACCCGGGACGTGGCGGTCTACGAGGTCGGCCTGGTCACGAGAGCCGGCAGCGAGCCCGCCAGCGCGCCCGTTCCCGGGATCGAGCAGCGGCCCGACGACGCCACCCTGGCCGCCATCCTCGGTGCCGTGCCCGCGCAGCCGCGCCACGCGGCATACGCGGCGGCTGGTGAGCTGGAGCGGGGCGGACCCTGGGGTCCGGCCCGGTCGGCCGACGCCTCCGACGCCGTGGCCTGGGCGCTCGCGGTCGGCCGCTCGGTCGGGCTCGAGCTCGTGGTGTCCGCCGCGGACCGTGCGCCCTGGCACCCGGGTCGGTGCGCGCAGCTGGCTCTCGCGGACGGCACCGTCGTCGGCCATGCCGGCGAGCTGCACCCCAAGGTCACCAGCGCGCTCGAGCTGCCGGCCCGCACCGTGGCTGGGGAGCTCGACGTGGACGTCCTCGTGGCAGCCACCGGCACCCCGCTCGACGCGACCGCGCTGTCGACCTATCCGTTGGCGCACACCGACGTCGCGCTGGTCGTCGACGAAGCTGTGCCGGCGGGCGACGTGGAGTCGGCGCTGCGCGCTGGCGCCGGTGAGAGCCTGGAGTCCGTCGTGCTGTTCGACGTCTACCGCGGCGAGCAGGTGGGCGAGGGTCGCAAGTCGCTGGCCTACCGGCTCACCTTCCGGGCCACCGACCGCACCCTCACCACCGACGAGGTGAGTGCCCTGCGCGACCGAGCCGTGGCCGAGGCCGCTGCCCGAGCCGGCGCGAGCCAGCGGTGA
- the pheS gene encoding phenylalanine--tRNA ligase subunit alpha: MSGPNKQYDPVEVAALDPAEVEQAVAQARAAITAATTLEELKAARLAHQGEKSPLALANREIGALPPSAKAEAGKRIGQARGQVSQALAARQSELEADRDRRILVEETVDLTVRVPRRPLGARHPISLVSERVEDIFVSMGWEIAEGPEVESEWLTFDALNIPADHPARQEQDTFFVEPAGSGLVLRTHTSPVQVRTMLDREPPIYVLCPGKVFRTDDLDATHTPVFHQFEGLVVDEGITMAHLKGTLDAFVQRLFGEGIVTRLRPNYFPFTEPSAEIDCRCWVCGGSGTIDGDKCRTCGGTGWIELGGSGMVNQRVLRAAGVDTDRYTGFAFGLGIERSLMLRHNVADMHDIVEGDVRFSQQFGMEI; this comes from the coding sequence ATGTCAGGACCCAACAAGCAGTACGACCCCGTCGAGGTCGCCGCGCTCGACCCCGCCGAGGTCGAGCAGGCCGTGGCCCAGGCGCGTGCGGCGATCACCGCGGCCACCACGCTCGAGGAGCTCAAGGCCGCGCGGCTCGCGCACCAGGGGGAGAAGAGCCCGCTGGCGTTGGCCAACCGGGAGATCGGTGCGCTGCCACCCAGCGCCAAGGCGGAGGCGGGCAAGCGGATCGGCCAGGCGCGCGGGCAGGTGTCGCAGGCCCTCGCGGCCCGCCAGTCCGAGCTGGAGGCCGACCGCGACCGCCGGATCCTCGTCGAGGAGACCGTCGACCTCACCGTGCGGGTGCCGCGTCGTCCGTTGGGCGCTCGCCACCCGATCAGCCTGGTGTCCGAGCGGGTGGAGGACATCTTCGTCTCGATGGGCTGGGAGATCGCCGAGGGTCCCGAGGTCGAGTCCGAGTGGCTCACCTTCGACGCCCTCAACATCCCCGCCGACCACCCGGCTCGTCAGGAGCAGGACACCTTCTTCGTCGAGCCGGCCGGTTCGGGGCTGGTGCTGCGCACCCACACCTCGCCGGTGCAGGTCCGCACGATGCTCGACCGGGAGCCGCCGATCTACGTGCTCTGTCCGGGCAAGGTGTTCCGGACCGACGACCTCGACGCGACGCACACCCCGGTCTTCCACCAGTTCGAGGGCCTGGTCGTCGACGAAGGCATCACGATGGCGCACCTGAAGGGCACCCTCGACGCGTTCGTGCAGCGGCTGTTCGGCGAGGGCATCGTGACCCGGTTGCGGCCGAACTACTTCCCGTTCACCGAGCCCAGCGCCGAGATCGACTGCCGCTGTTGGGTCTGCGGTGGCTCGGGGACGATCGACGGCGACAAGTGCCGCACCTGTGGTGGCACCGGCTGGATCGAGCTCGGTGGGTCGGGCATGGTCAACCAGCGGGTGCTGCGCGCGGCCGGCGTCGACACCGACCGCTACACCGGCTTCGCCTTCGGCCTCGGGATCGAGCGCTCGCTCATGCTGCGCCACAACGTCGCCGACATGCACGACATCGTCGAGGGAGACGTCCGCTTCTCCCAGCAGTTCGGAATGGAGATCTGA
- a CDS encoding sensor histidine kinase, whose protein sequence is MDFKPGMLMDNESAGIAAELIPDGLVAADGDGRILFLNTRATRILGRPREELVGADIREAVDLQDSDGTSWWAATDPWNGLRIRTGHREKLLMLRHNGREVLVTAKYLRPGRNQPVNRVNILMRDALYRRRAEAENAAVISTVAHELRSPLTSVKGFSSTLLRRWDRFTDDQKRLMLETIEADADRVTRLITELLDVSRIDSGRLQVRPLPIDVGAVFHRHVERAVASGLERDRFAIEVSDELPEVWADPDRLDQILSNLIENAIRHGEGVVTLGAARASADGADGPDRGHPAVGVDLLVSDQGKGIAPDHRNLVFSRFWHGSGRGSTGLGLYVVKGLVEAHGGRVRVEESPTGGAQFRLSLPSEPPDYLA, encoded by the coding sequence ATGGACTTCAAGCCGGGCATGCTGATGGACAACGAGTCCGCCGGCATCGCGGCCGAGCTGATCCCCGACGGGCTGGTGGCCGCTGACGGTGACGGGCGGATCCTCTTCCTCAACACCCGGGCCACCCGCATCCTCGGCCGTCCCCGCGAGGAGCTCGTGGGAGCCGACATCCGTGAGGCCGTCGACCTGCAGGACAGCGACGGCACGTCCTGGTGGGCGGCCACCGACCCGTGGAACGGCTTGCGGATCCGCACGGGTCACCGCGAGAAGCTGTTGATGCTGCGGCACAACGGGCGTGAGGTCCTCGTCACCGCGAAGTACCTTCGCCCGGGCCGCAACCAGCCGGTCAACCGGGTCAACATCCTCATGCGCGACGCGTTGTACCGACGACGCGCCGAGGCCGAGAACGCCGCGGTCATCTCCACCGTGGCCCACGAGCTGCGCTCGCCGCTCACCTCGGTCAAGGGGTTCTCCTCGACGCTGCTGCGGCGCTGGGACCGGTTCACCGACGACCAGAAGCGGTTGATGCTCGAGACCATCGAGGCCGACGCCGACCGCGTCACCCGGCTGATCACCGAGCTGCTGGACGTCTCGCGGATCGACTCGGGCCGGTTGCAGGTGCGCCCACTACCCATCGACGTCGGCGCCGTCTTCCACCGCCACGTCGAGCGGGCCGTCGCCAGTGGCCTCGAGCGCGACCGGTTCGCGATCGAGGTCTCCGACGAGCTGCCCGAGGTCTGGGCCGACCCCGACCGCCTCGACCAGATCCTGTCCAACCTGATCGAGAACGCCATCCGCCACGGCGAGGGCGTGGTCACGCTGGGCGCCGCCCGGGCCTCCGCCGACGGCGCCGACGGCCCCGACCGCGGGCATCCCGCGGTGGGGGTCGACCTGCTCGTGTCCGACCAGGGCAAGGGCATCGCGCCCGACCACCGCAACCTGGTCTTCAGCCGGTTCTGGCACGGGTCCGGGCGCGGCAGCACCGGGCTCGGCCTCTACGTCGTCAAGGGCCTGGTGGAGGCGCACGGTGGGCGGGTCCGGGTCGAGGAGAGCCCGACCGGGGGTGCGCAGTTCCGGCTGAGCCTGCCCTCCGAGCCCCCGGACTACCTGGCCTGA
- a CDS encoding TrmH family RNA methyltransferase: MPPLTNPRADRVKAVRALSRRSVRLRTGRFLAEGPQSVREAVVHHPERVVDVYLTEQARSRHPDIVETALAAQLHLHDVTDEVLAAMCDTPTPQGLAAVCTTVTADLDDVLATRPRLLVLLTHVRDPGNAGTVIRGADAAGADAVLVSDASVDVHSPKVVRSTAGSLFHLPVVTGLPVDETVARLRAAGIRVLAADGVGETLLPDVDLGPAHAWVMGNEAWGLEPEVRDLCDEVVRVPIYGHAESLNLAMAATVCLYASAAAHNR; the protein is encoded by the coding sequence ATGCCCCCGCTGACCAACCCCCGAGCTGATCGGGTCAAGGCGGTGCGGGCGTTGTCCCGGCGCTCGGTGCGTCTGCGGACGGGCCGGTTCCTCGCCGAGGGGCCGCAGTCCGTCCGCGAGGCGGTGGTTCACCACCCCGAGCGGGTCGTGGACGTCTACCTCACCGAGCAGGCACGGTCGCGTCACCCCGACATCGTCGAGACGGCGCTGGCGGCGCAGCTCCACCTGCACGACGTGACCGACGAGGTCCTCGCGGCGATGTGCGACACCCCCACCCCCCAGGGGCTGGCGGCCGTGTGCACGACGGTCACCGCGGACCTCGACGACGTGCTGGCCACCCGGCCGCGACTGCTCGTCCTGCTCACCCACGTGCGCGACCCGGGCAACGCGGGCACCGTGATCCGGGGTGCCGACGCAGCCGGTGCCGACGCGGTGCTCGTCAGCGACGCGTCGGTCGACGTCCACTCACCCAAGGTGGTGCGTTCCACCGCCGGTTCGTTGTTCCACCTGCCGGTCGTCACCGGTCTGCCCGTCGACGAGACGGTGGCCCGGCTGCGGGCTGCGGGCATCCGCGTGCTGGCCGCCGACGGCGTGGGTGAGACGCTGCTGCCCGACGTCGACCTCGGCCCGGCGCACGCGTGGGTGATGGGCAACGAGGCCTGGGGCCTGGAGCCCGAGGTCCGCGACCTGTGCGACGAGGTCGTGCGGGTGCCGATCTACGGCCACGCCGAGTCGCTGAACCTCGCCATGGCCGCCACGGTGTGCCTCTACGCGTCCGCGGCGGCACACAACCGTTAA